In Pseudomonas fluorescens, the following are encoded in one genomic region:
- a CDS encoding alpha/beta hydrolase yields the protein MKKWLLVVLFTCATSQAAEQGVKELSSGRLLLKSGEIAVGISPAPAKIERVLIILHGRLRNAQTYLQSAEHAAELAGQSATTLVIAPQFLNETDVAVHPVAETVLRWQGNEWMAGGESTAPFRLSSYAALDEIIARLGDRQQFSEVKQIVIAGHSGGAQVVQRYALLGHAQSDLDAAGVQVRYVIANPSSYAYFDERRPVAFSHAGCPNFNRWKYGLADLPAYAEGQTAAQLQESYLKREVVYLLGQQDIDPNHPALDKSCEAKAQGPSRLARGRFYFDYLKRLQPQGLKQQLIEVPGVGHDGDGMFTSPQGQKALFGQ from the coding sequence ATGAAGAAGTGGTTATTGGTTGTTCTGTTTACTTGCGCAACGTCCCAGGCCGCCGAGCAGGGGGTCAAGGAGCTCAGCTCAGGGCGCCTGCTGTTGAAATCAGGTGAAATCGCGGTGGGCATCAGCCCCGCCCCGGCAAAAATCGAACGGGTGCTGATCATCCTCCACGGCCGCTTGCGCAATGCGCAAACCTATCTGCAGAGCGCTGAGCACGCGGCCGAACTGGCCGGGCAAAGCGCAACGACCCTGGTGATCGCCCCGCAATTCCTCAATGAAACCGACGTTGCGGTCCATCCGGTGGCCGAAACAGTCTTGCGCTGGCAAGGCAATGAATGGATGGCCGGCGGCGAATCCACGGCGCCGTTTCGGCTGAGTTCCTACGCGGCGCTCGACGAAATCATCGCCCGCTTGGGTGACCGTCAGCAGTTTTCGGAGGTGAAGCAAATCGTCATCGCCGGGCACTCCGGCGGCGCGCAGGTGGTTCAGCGCTATGCATTGCTCGGTCACGCACAATCCGACCTCGATGCGGCCGGCGTGCAGGTGCGCTACGTGATCGCCAATCCGTCCTCCTACGCTTATTTCGATGAGCGCCGGCCCGTGGCGTTCAGCCACGCCGGTTGCCCGAACTTCAATCGCTGGAAGTACGGGCTGGCGGATTTACCGGCCTACGCCGAAGGGCAAACTGCCGCGCAGTTGCAGGAAAGTTACCTAAAGCGTGAAGTCGTTTATCTGCTGGGGCAGCAGGACATCGATCCGAATCATCCGGCGCTGGATAAAAGCTGTGAGGCCAAGGCGCAAGGGCCGTCTCGATTGGCCCGCGGGCGTTTTTACTTCGATTATCTGAAGCGGCTGCAACCGCAAGGGTTGAAGCAGCAACTGATTGAAGTACCCGGGGTCGGGCATGACGGGGACGGGATGTTTACATCGCCGCAGGGGCAGAAGGCTTTGTTTGGTCAGTAA
- a CDS encoding GNAT family N-acetyltransferase: MEPILELESARLLLRQWRDEDLADFAAMCADPQVMRYFPATLSRLESASLIGRIRGHFAEHGYGLWALQRKDSGQFIGFTGLNVVGFDAPFTPATEIGWRLAREHWGLGYASEAAWTALRCGFDRLPLKEVVAFTTQTNLPSEKVMQAIGMHHDPADDFDHPRLEADHPLRRHVLYRISREQWLQTLHG, encoded by the coding sequence ATGGAGCCAATACTGGAACTTGAAAGCGCTCGGCTGCTGTTGCGCCAGTGGCGCGATGAAGATTTAGCGGATTTTGCGGCGATGTGTGCCGATCCGCAGGTGATGCGCTATTTCCCGGCAACCTTGAGCCGGCTGGAAAGCGCATCATTGATCGGGCGAATCCGTGGTCATTTCGCCGAGCATGGTTATGGTCTCTGGGCTTTGCAGCGCAAGGACTCTGGCCAGTTCATCGGATTTACCGGGCTCAACGTGGTCGGATTCGACGCGCCTTTCACCCCGGCCACGGAAATCGGCTGGCGCCTGGCCCGCGAGCACTGGGGCCTCGGTTACGCCAGTGAAGCGGCGTGGACCGCTCTGCGCTGCGGGTTCGACCGCTTGCCGCTGAAAGAGGTCGTGGCCTTCACGACGCAAACCAATCTGCCGTCGGAGAAAGTCATGCAGGCCATCGGCATGCACCATGATCCGGCGGATGACTTCGATCACCCGCGACTCGAGGCCGATCATCCGTTGCGTCGGCATGTGCTGTATCGCATCAGCCGCGAGCAATGGCTGCAAACCTTGCATGGATAA
- a CDS encoding neutral zinc metallopeptidase: MLWKKGRRSDNVVDARGDDVGGGGGMRFGGGKGLSLTAILLIVGIGWITGQDPLQILGQLTGQMDQQSAPATNQSRQAPPVNDESAEFVRSILGDTEDTWGAIFQQAGRQYKDPTLVLFSNRVNSACGLATSATGPFYCPTDQKVYLDMAFFQEMSQRFSAAGDFAQAYVIAHEVGHHVQTLLGVSAKIQAARQQGRQMEGDGGLLVRQELQADCLAGVWANNAQKRLNWLEPGDIEEALNAANAIGDDRLQQQGQGRVVPDSFTHGTSAQRVRWFKTGFAQGQVSQCDTFATKNL; the protein is encoded by the coding sequence ATGCTATGGAAAAAAGGCCGACGCAGCGACAACGTGGTCGACGCCCGTGGCGATGATGTTGGCGGCGGTGGCGGCATGCGTTTTGGCGGTGGCAAAGGCCTGAGCCTGACGGCGATCCTCCTGATCGTCGGCATCGGCTGGATCACCGGCCAGGATCCGCTGCAGATCCTCGGACAATTGACCGGGCAAATGGACCAGCAATCGGCACCCGCCACCAACCAGAGTCGCCAGGCACCGCCGGTCAACGATGAGAGCGCGGAATTCGTGCGCTCGATCCTCGGCGATACCGAGGACACCTGGGGCGCAATTTTCCAGCAGGCAGGCCGCCAATATAAGGACCCGACCCTGGTGCTGTTCAGCAATCGCGTGAATTCGGCCTGCGGTCTGGCCACCTCGGCGACCGGCCCCTTCTATTGCCCCACCGACCAGAAGGTCTACCTGGACATGGCGTTCTTCCAGGAGATGTCCCAACGTTTTTCCGCCGCGGGCGACTTCGCCCAGGCCTACGTGATCGCTCACGAAGTCGGACACCACGTGCAGACCCTGCTTGGGGTGTCCGCAAAAATTCAGGCAGCACGCCAACAAGGCCGGCAGATGGAAGGCGACGGCGGTTTGCTGGTTCGTCAGGAACTGCAAGCCGATTGCCTGGCCGGCGTCTGGGCCAACAACGCGCAGAAGCGCCTGAACTGGCTGGAGCCGGGCGACATCGAAGAAGCACTGAACGCAGCGAACGCCATTGGTGACGATCGTTTGCAGCAGCAGGGTCAGGGCCGCGTGGTCCCGGACTCGTTCACCCACGGTACGTCGGCGCAACGGGTGCGCTGGTTCAAAACCGGTTTCGCCCAAGGCCAGGTAAGCCAGTGCGATACCTTTGCGACGAAAAATCTGTAA
- a CDS encoding histone deacetylase translates to MPLPLIYHEDYSPEFPADHRFPMDKFRLLRDHLVDSGLTRDADLLRPELCPAEILALAHDPSYIERYMSGELSREDQRRLGLPWNEALTRRTVRAVGGSLLAAEQALEHGLACHLAGGTHHAHYDYPAGFCIFNDLAVISHYLLESGRVNRVLIFDCDVHQGDGTARILHNTPEAVTVSLHCEKNFPARKAESDWDIPLPNGMGDADYLKVVDDALNYLLPLYQPDLVLYDAGVDVHKDDALGYLKLTDEGVAARDESVMRHCLGRDIPLVGVIGGGYSKDRQALARRHGILHHSAQRVWQSSGCH, encoded by the coding sequence ATGCCACTGCCGCTGATTTATCACGAAGACTACAGCCCCGAGTTTCCGGCGGACCACCGCTTCCCGATGGACAAGTTCCGCCTGTTGCGCGATCACCTGGTGGACAGCGGCCTGACCCGCGATGCTGACCTGTTGCGCCCGGAGCTGTGTCCGGCAGAGATTCTCGCCCTCGCCCATGACCCTTCGTATATCGAACGCTACATGAGTGGCGAATTGTCCCGCGAAGACCAGCGCCGCCTCGGCCTGCCCTGGAACGAAGCCCTGACCCGGCGTACGGTGCGGGCGGTCGGCGGTTCGTTGCTGGCGGCCGAGCAGGCGCTGGAGCATGGCCTGGCCTGCCACCTGGCGGGGGGCACCCACCATGCGCACTACGACTACCCGGCCGGGTTCTGCATCTTCAATGACCTGGCGGTGATCAGCCATTACCTGCTGGAAAGTGGTCGGGTAAATCGGGTGCTGATCTTCGATTGCGACGTGCATCAGGGTGATGGGACTGCACGAATACTGCACAACACTCCGGAGGCGGTGACCGTTTCCCTGCACTGCGAAAAGAATTTTCCTGCGCGCAAGGCCGAAAGTGACTGGGACATTCCGCTGCCCAACGGCATGGGCGATGCCGACTACCTGAAGGTGGTGGACGATGCACTCAACTACCTGCTGCCGCTCTACCAACCGGACCTGGTGCTGTATGACGCCGGTGTCGATGTGCATAAGGACGACGCCCTGGGTTATCTGAAGCTGACAGACGAAGGCGTCGCCGCCCGCGATGAAAGCGTGATGCGCCATTGCCTGGGTCGCGACATTCCGTTGGTCGGGGTAATCGGCGGCGGCTACAGCAAGGACCGCCAGGCCCTGGCACGCCGTCACGGCATCCTCCATCACAGCGCGCAGCGTGTCTGGCAGTCATCAGGTTGTCACTGA
- a CDS encoding HAD family hydrolase — MSLADVRHWVFDMDGTLTVAVHDFAAIRVALAIPAEHDILTHLAALPADEAAAKHAWLLEHERDLALGSQPAPGAVELVRELAGRGYRLGILTRNARELAHVTLEAIGLADCFALEDVLGRDDAPPKPHPGGLLKLAEAWNVPASEMVMVGDYRFDLDCGRAAGARTVLVNLPDNPWPELTDWHAADCVELRQMLLA; from the coding sequence ATGAGCCTGGCCGACGTGCGTCACTGGGTGTTTGACATGGACGGCACCCTGACGGTGGCCGTGCACGACTTCGCGGCGATTCGCGTGGCGTTGGCGATCCCTGCCGAACACGACATCCTGACCCACCTCGCCGCGCTGCCGGCCGATGAAGCCGCAGCCAAACATGCGTGGCTGCTGGAGCATGAGCGGGACCTGGCCCTCGGTTCGCAACCGGCACCGGGTGCGGTGGAGTTGGTGCGAGAACTGGCCGGGCGTGGTTATCGCTTGGGCATTCTCACGCGCAATGCCCGGGAGCTGGCACATGTCACGCTGGAGGCCATTGGCCTGGCCGACTGCTTTGCGCTGGAGGATGTGTTGGGCCGAGATGATGCACCGCCAAAACCGCATCCGGGCGGACTATTGAAACTGGCCGAAGCGTGGAACGTGCCGGCGAGCGAGATGGTGATGGTGGGTGACTACCGATTCGATCTCGATTGCGGGCGAGCAGCGGGTGCGCGCACGGTGCTGGTGAATCTGCCGGATAATCCATGGCCGGAATTAACCGATTGGCATGCGGCGGATTGTGTTGAGTTGCGGCAGATGCTGTTGGCTTGA
- the tesB gene encoding acyl-CoA thioesterase II — protein MSQVLDDLVDLLTLEPIEENLFRGRSQDLGFRQLFGGQVLGQSLSAASQTVEEARHVHSMHGYFLRPGDAGLPVVYQVDRVRDGGSFSTRRVTAIQKGHPIFTCSASFQYDEEGFQHQTEMPQVVGPENLPSELEITQQRAHLIPEKMREKLLCPKPIEFRPVTEKDPYNPLPSDPVKYVWFRADGALADSPALHKYLLAYASDFGLLVTSMQPHGKSVWHKDMQVASLDHALWFHQDLRADDWLLYAMDSPWAGNSRGFSRGSVFNRAGQLVASVTQEGLIRHRKDWA, from the coding sequence ATGAGCCAAGTGTTGGATGATCTGGTCGACCTGCTGACCCTGGAACCGATCGAAGAAAACCTGTTCCGTGGCCGCAGCCAGGACCTGGGGTTTCGTCAGTTGTTCGGTGGTCAGGTGCTCGGCCAGTCACTGTCGGCGGCCAGTCAGACGGTTGAAGAGGCGCGCCATGTGCATTCGATGCACGGCTATTTCCTGCGTCCGGGCGATGCCGGGTTGCCGGTGGTGTATCAGGTTGACCGGGTGCGTGACGGTGGCAGTTTCAGCACGCGCCGCGTGACGGCGATCCAGAAGGGCCACCCGATCTTCACCTGCAGTGCGTCGTTCCAGTACGACGAGGAAGGCTTCCAGCACCAGACCGAAATGCCGCAAGTGGTCGGTCCGGAAAACCTGCCATCGGAGCTGGAAATCACCCAGCAGCGCGCGCACCTGATCCCCGAGAAAATGCGCGAAAAACTGCTGTGCCCGAAGCCGATCGAATTCCGCCCGGTGACCGAGAAAGATCCCTACAACCCGCTGCCCTCCGATCCGGTCAAGTACGTCTGGTTCCGCGCCGACGGGGCTTTGGCCGATTCGCCAGCTCTGCATAAATACCTGCTGGCCTATGCATCGGACTTCGGTCTGCTGGTCACTTCGATGCAGCCCCACGGCAAGTCGGTGTGGCACAAGGACATGCAGGTCGCCAGCCTCGATCACGCGCTGTGGTTCCACCAGGATCTGCGTGCCGATGACTGGTTGCTCTACGCGATGGACAGTCCGTGGGCGGGCAACTCCCGTGGATTCTCCCGTGGCAGCGTGTTCAACCGCGCCGGGCAACTGGTAGCCTCGGTCACCCAGGAAGGCTTGATCCGTCACCGCAAGGATTGGGCATGA